In Leptolyngbya sp. KIOST-1, one DNA window encodes the following:
- a CDS encoding DUF1636 domain-containing protein — MTQPTLFVCALCKFPAAEAGAENTTGGQHLIDQLAPQLEDGTVNLQPVRCMAACDRACNAALSAPGKLTFIFNDLSPRQAAPDLAEFCHQYAQADTGKVPYGLRSPAIKQATAYVLPPLAMEAAIAR, encoded by the coding sequence ATGACCCAACCCACTCTGTTTGTCTGTGCCCTGTGTAAATTTCCCGCCGCCGAAGCTGGCGCTGAAAACACCACCGGCGGCCAGCACCTGATCGACCAGCTAGCCCCTCAGCTGGAGGACGGCACAGTCAACCTGCAGCCTGTGCGCTGCATGGCCGCCTGCGATCGCGCCTGCAATGCCGCCCTGAGCGCCCCCGGCAAGCTCACGTTTATCTTCAATGACCTGTCCCCCCGCCAGGCTGCCCCTGACCTGGCCGAGTTTTGCCACCAGTACGCCCAGGCCGATACAGGCAAGGTGCCCTACGGGCTGCGATCGCCTGCGATCAAGCAGGCCACCGCCTACGTGCTGCCACCCCTGGCGATGGAGGCAGCGATCGCGCGGTAG
- a CDS encoding MarC family protein has protein sequence MPFVLPLFAKAFFTLFVVIDPVGLTPLYLALVSDRTAAEQTQIATRAVVVSAIILLGFGLTGAYLLHNLGISLQAFQIAAGFLLFKIALDMIFVHQERETEAEAQEAEVRQDVSVFPLAIPLIAGPGSLASILVLSRESTNYYLGLSVVLAAAGVVILLCYVFLLLSQPLGKLLGQIGINVVTRVLGVLLAALAVQYMLDGLLSVLQLPPAQAFGLDTELPKL, from the coding sequence ATGCCCTTCGTTTTGCCGCTGTTTGCCAAAGCCTTTTTTACGCTATTCGTGGTGATCGACCCGGTGGGGCTGACGCCCTTGTACCTGGCTCTGGTGAGCGATCGCACCGCAGCCGAGCAAACCCAGATCGCCACCCGAGCCGTGGTGGTGTCGGCCATCATTCTGCTGGGCTTTGGGCTCACGGGGGCCTACCTGCTGCACAACCTGGGCATTAGCCTGCAGGCCTTTCAAATAGCGGCAGGGTTTTTGCTGTTTAAAATTGCCCTCGACATGATCTTTGTGCACCAGGAGCGCGAAACCGAGGCCGAGGCCCAGGAGGCCGAGGTGCGGCAGGACGTGAGCGTCTTTCCCCTGGCGATTCCGCTGATTGCCGGGCCGGGCAGCCTGGCCAGTATTCTGGTGCTGTCGCGGGAGTCCACCAACTACTACCTGGGCCTCAGCGTGGTGCTGGCGGCAGCGGGGGTGGTCATTTTGTTGTGCTATGTCTTTTTGCTGCTGTCCCAGCCCCTGGGCAAGCTGCTGGGCCAGATTGGCATCAATGTGGTGACCCGGGTGCTGGGGGTGCTGCTGGCGGCGCTGGCGGTACAGTACATGCTCGATGGGTTGCTTAGCGTGCTGCAGTTGCCGCCCGCCCAGGCCTTTGGCCTCGACACCGAGTTGCCGAAATTGTAA
- a CDS encoding ureidoglycolate lyase yields MSLPLTLQHLTVQPITPEGFAPFGQVIFPSADGAPFGPADAQLQLDRGVPRFYLMILEGRGTRFRTITRHQRCTQCLGALEGRDWLMAVAPPGAAQHPNPQDIRAFHIPGHCFIKLEVGTWHAGPYFRHPAVSFYNLELSDTNITDHDTCNLGQVFGLEFEIGGRVSE; encoded by the coding sequence ATGTCTCTCCCCCTTACGCTTCAACACCTGACGGTGCAGCCCATTACGCCAGAGGGCTTTGCCCCCTTTGGCCAGGTGATTTTCCCCAGCGCCGACGGTGCCCCTTTCGGCCCTGCCGACGCCCAACTCCAGCTCGATCGCGGCGTTCCCCGCTTTTACCTGATGATCCTGGAGGGCAGGGGCACCCGATTTCGCACCATTACCCGCCACCAGCGCTGCACCCAGTGCCTGGGGGCGCTGGAGGGCAGAGACTGGCTGATGGCGGTAGCCCCACCGGGAGCAGCGCAGCACCCCAATCCCCAGGACATTCGCGCTTTTCACATTCCCGGTCACTGCTTTATCAAGCTGGAGGTGGGCACCTGGCACGCGGGGCCATACTTTCGCCACCCCGCCGTCAGCTTCTACAACCTGGAGCTGAGCGATACGAACATCACGGATCACGATACGTGCAACCTGGGGCAGGTGTTTGGGCTGGAGTTTGAGATTGGTGGGCGGGTAAGTGAGTAG
- a CDS encoding adenylate/guanylate cyclase domain-containing protein, giving the protein MNLRHKTLLLTTLPLLGLMAILFGSFSMILQRSYGRLERQDAERNLQRVNQVMAGDLAQLQSLTEDWAAWNDTYSFIRSGDPDYVESNLSKYAFESLQLNLVAFVDPTGEIVYGTSYDFESRAFSPLPPDLPPQLTPGSPLVQFEHLAAHHEGLIVIDGRLMLVVVEPILRSDATGPARGALLMGRYVSPAVVESLALRTRLNLHLHPLPESAIAANELPDRLQSILASLEKAPDPAPTLVQPQSADTLAGYMLWPDLYGQPQALLEVRLPREIYYQGQVSRHYLGWSLLGSCLVFTGGMLLLLDRVILRRLLGLSQQVQQIGRSNDLSQRVTVPGTDELSHLGNQINDMLGELQISREKLTAEQQKAEQLLLNILPAPIAGELMQTKASIPQHFDEVTILFADIVGFTSLSNRMSPIRLVDLLNQIFSAFDSLAEQLGLEKIKTIGDAYMVAAGLPTPKDDHAEAIAEMALAMQQVTASFKAESGEPIEIRIGINTGVVVAGVIGTKKFIYDLWGDAVNVASRMESSSEPGQIQVTAATYERLKDNYRLEKRGCIAVKGRGEMETYWLRGHRPDSLFCPLKTVNAASGSTELPTVT; this is encoded by the coding sequence ATGAATCTGCGTCACAAAACTCTGCTCCTGACGACCCTCCCCCTGCTGGGGCTGATGGCCATTTTGTTTGGCAGTTTTTCGATGATCTTGCAGCGCAGCTATGGCCGCCTCGAACGGCAGGACGCCGAGCGCAACTTGCAGCGGGTCAACCAGGTGATGGCGGGCGATCTGGCTCAACTCCAGAGTCTCACGGAGGACTGGGCTGCCTGGAATGATACCTACTCCTTCATTCGAAGCGGTGACCCTGACTATGTGGAGTCCAACCTCAGCAAATACGCCTTCGAGAGTTTGCAGCTCAATCTGGTCGCCTTTGTAGACCCGACGGGGGAGATTGTCTACGGCACCAGCTATGACTTCGAGAGCAGAGCTTTTTCGCCGCTGCCGCCCGATCTACCGCCGCAGCTGACCCCCGGCAGCCCGCTAGTGCAGTTTGAGCACCTGGCCGCCCACCACGAGGGGCTAATCGTTATCGACGGTCGGCTGATGCTGGTGGTCGTGGAGCCGATTTTGCGCAGCGATGCCACCGGGCCCGCCCGCGGTGCCCTGCTGATGGGCCGTTACGTGAGCCCGGCGGTGGTTGAATCCCTGGCTCTGCGCACCCGCCTTAATTTACATCTACACCCACTGCCTGAATCTGCGATCGCCGCCAACGAACTGCCAGACAGGCTTCAGTCCATTCTCGCCAGCCTGGAGAAAGCGCCCGACCCGGCCCCGACCCTGGTGCAACCCCAATCCGCCGATACCCTGGCTGGCTACATGCTGTGGCCCGACCTCTACGGCCAGCCCCAGGCCCTGCTGGAGGTCCGACTGCCCCGCGAGATCTACTACCAGGGGCAGGTTAGCCGCCACTACCTGGGCTGGTCACTGCTGGGGTCGTGCCTGGTGTTTACGGGCGGAATGCTGCTGCTGCTCGATCGCGTTATTTTGCGACGGCTGCTGGGGCTGAGCCAGCAGGTCCAGCAGATTGGTCGCTCCAACGACCTCAGCCAGCGGGTGACGGTGCCGGGCACCGACGAGCTGAGCCACCTGGGTAACCAGATCAACGACATGCTGGGGGAGCTGCAGATCAGCCGTGAAAAACTGACCGCCGAACAGCAAAAGGCCGAGCAGCTGCTGCTGAACATTCTGCCCGCGCCGATCGCGGGGGAACTCATGCAAACCAAGGCCTCTATTCCGCAGCACTTCGACGAGGTGACCATTCTCTTTGCCGATATCGTCGGCTTTACCAGCCTCTCCAACCGGATGTCCCCCATTCGGCTGGTCGACCTGCTCAACCAAATTTTCTCCGCCTTCGACAGCCTGGCCGAGCAGCTGGGGCTAGAGAAAATCAAGACCATCGGCGATGCCTATATGGTGGCCGCTGGACTGCCCACGCCCAAGGACGACCATGCCGAGGCGATCGCTGAAATGGCCCTGGCCATGCAGCAGGTGACGGCCTCATTTAAGGCGGAATCGGGAGAGCCAATCGAAATTCGTATTGGCATCAACACCGGGGTGGTGGTCGCCGGGGTGATTGGCACCAAAAAGTTTATCTACGACCTCTGGGGCGATGCCGTCAACGTGGCCAGCCGCATGGAGTCGTCGAGCGAGCCGGGCCAGATTCAGGTGACCGCCGCCACCTACGAAAGACTCAAGGACAACTATCGGCTCGAAAAACGCGGCTGTATTGCCGTCAAGGGCCGGGGCGAGATGGAAACCTACTGGCTGCGCGGACACCGTCCCGACTCCCTGTTTTGCCCGCTAAAGACCGTAAACGCTGCTTCTGGCAGCACCGAACTGCCCACGGTCACTTAG
- a CDS encoding response regulator transcription factor, protein MDSVDLLAQTQPSLRVGLGRVLVVEDEELIRETVALGLAEEGFDILLAEDGLTALDMLGGTSVSSRTNRPEINLVVLDLMLPGMNGLDLCRLLRHQGIDVPILVLSAKGTETDRVVGLEIGADDYLTKPFGMRELVARCRALLRRQRGKATVEPDNVLRFEDITLHPQECRVFLHGEEINLSPKEFRILELFMSQPRRVWSRDQIIDQVWGHDFMGDNKTVDVHIRWIREKLEADPSHPQYLKTVRGFGYRLG, encoded by the coding sequence ATGGATTCTGTAGATCTTTTGGCCCAGACCCAGCCCAGCCTGCGGGTGGGATTAGGGCGGGTGCTGGTTGTCGAAGATGAAGAGCTGATTCGAGAAACGGTGGCCCTGGGGCTGGCCGAGGAAGGGTTTGACATTTTGCTCGCCGAGGATGGTTTGACTGCCCTCGACATGCTGGGCGGCACCTCAGTTTCCAGCCGCACCAATCGTCCCGAGATTAACCTGGTGGTGCTTGACCTGATGTTGCCCGGCATGAATGGCTTGGACCTGTGCCGCCTGCTGCGTCACCAGGGTATTGACGTTCCCATTCTGGTGCTCAGCGCCAAAGGTACCGAAACAGACCGGGTGGTAGGCTTAGAGATTGGGGCCGATGATTACTTGACCAAGCCGTTTGGCATGCGCGAACTGGTGGCCCGCTGTCGGGCACTGCTGCGACGGCAGCGGGGTAAGGCTACCGTCGAACCGGACAACGTGCTCAGGTTTGAAGACATTACGCTGCACCCTCAGGAGTGTCGGGTTTTTCTCCACGGCGAAGAAATTAACCTCTCCCCCAAAGAATTTCGGATTCTAGAGCTGTTTATGAGCCAGCCGCGGCGAGTTTGGTCTCGCGATCAGATCATCGATCAGGTCTGGGGCCACGACTTCATGGGCGACAACAAAACTGTGGATGTGCATATCCGCTGGATCCGCGAAAAGCTAGAGGCTGACCCCAGCCATCCCCAATACCTCAAAACGGTGCGCGGCTTTGGCTATCGTCTGGGCTAG
- the ribH gene encoding 6,7-dimethyl-8-ribityllumazine synthase: protein MAVFEGTLVSTGSPRFAIVLGRFNDLVTGKLLEGCQDCLKRHGIDVSPEGTQVDYAWVPGSFEIPLVARQLALSGRYNAIICLGAVIRGSTPHFDYVAAEVAKGVAAAGFQTGVPIIFGVLTTDTLQQALERAGIKANHGWDYAMSALEMASLMGQIHSVMGSGAANGAARLGPGVAVTAQPVIGPESGSA, encoded by the coding sequence ATGGCGGTATTTGAAGGCACGTTAGTTTCCACAGGGTCTCCCCGGTTTGCCATTGTGCTGGGCCGATTCAACGATTTAGTCACAGGCAAACTGCTGGAGGGCTGTCAGGACTGCCTCAAGCGCCACGGCATCGACGTTAGCCCCGAGGGTACTCAGGTGGACTACGCCTGGGTACCGGGCAGTTTTGAGATTCCGCTGGTAGCTCGCCAACTGGCGCTCAGCGGGCGCTACAACGCCATTATCTGCCTGGGGGCCGTCATTCGCGGCTCTACTCCCCACTTTGACTATGTGGCGGCAGAGGTGGCCAAGGGCGTCGCCGCCGCTGGATTTCAAACCGGGGTACCGATCATCTTTGGGGTACTCACCACCGACACCCTGCAGCAGGCCCTGGAGCGGGCGGGCATCAAGGCTAACCACGGCTGGGACTACGCCATGAGCGCCCTGGAAATGGCCAGCCTGATGGGGCAGATTCACTCGGTGATGGGCAGCGGTGCCGCCAATGGTGCGGCTCGCCTGGGGCCTGGGGTGGCGGTAACGGCACAGCCGGTGATTGGCCCAGAATCGGGCTCGGCCTAG
- a CDS encoding pyridoxal-phosphate-dependent aminotransferase family protein has translation MDNKLMLMIPGPTPVPEQVLMAMAKHPMGHRSGEFSALMAEVTENLKWLHQTQNDVLVLAASGTGAMEAGIINFLSPGDKVLVGNNGKFGERWGQVARAYGLDTQEIVAEWGKPLNPEDFKAALEADTAKAIKAVIITHSETSTGVLNDLETINRHVKAHGALIMVDAVTSLGACSVPVDAWGLDVVASGSQKGYMIPPGLAFVSVSAKAWEAYETATLPKFYLDLKPYSKGAAKNTTPFTPPVNLFFALQAALQMMQKEGLEAIFARHDRQKRATRAAMAALNLPLFGADDCASPAITAVMPQGVEAEQIRSIMKKQFDIALAGGQDHLKGKIFRIGHLGFVCDRDILTAVAGLEAALTHLGYDQFTPGAGVNAAGQVLLA, from the coding sequence ATGGATAACAAGTTGATGCTGATGATTCCGGGGCCGACCCCTGTCCCCGAGCAGGTGCTGATGGCCATGGCCAAGCACCCCATGGGCCACCGCAGCGGCGAGTTTAGCGCCCTGATGGCCGAAGTGACCGAAAACCTCAAGTGGCTGCACCAAACCCAGAACGATGTGCTGGTGCTGGCCGCCAGCGGCACCGGGGCTATGGAAGCCGGCATCATCAACTTTCTCAGCCCCGGCGACAAAGTGCTGGTGGGCAACAACGGTAAGTTTGGCGAACGCTGGGGCCAGGTGGCCCGCGCCTACGGCCTCGATACCCAGGAGATCGTCGCGGAGTGGGGCAAGCCGCTGAACCCGGAGGACTTTAAAGCGGCGCTGGAGGCCGACACCGCCAAGGCCATCAAAGCGGTGATCATCACCCACAGCGAAACCTCCACCGGGGTGCTAAACGACCTGGAAACCATCAACCGCCACGTCAAAGCCCACGGTGCGCTGATCATGGTCGATGCGGTGACCAGTCTGGGGGCCTGCTCCGTCCCGGTAGATGCGTGGGGGCTGGACGTGGTCGCTTCCGGATCGCAGAAGGGCTACATGATTCCGCCCGGTCTGGCCTTTGTCAGCGTCAGTGCCAAGGCGTGGGAGGCCTACGAAACTGCGACCCTGCCCAAGTTTTACCTGGACCTGAAGCCCTACAGCAAAGGGGCCGCCAAAAACACGACGCCCTTCACGCCGCCGGTGAACCTGTTCTTTGCCCTCCAGGCAGCGCTACAGATGATGCAGAAGGAGGGGCTGGAAGCTATCTTTGCCCGTCACGATCGCCAGAAGCGGGCCACCCGCGCCGCCATGGCTGCCCTCAATCTGCCGCTGTTTGGGGCCGACGACTGTGCCAGCCCGGCGATCACCGCTGTCATGCCCCAGGGGGTAGAAGCGGAGCAGATTCGCTCGATTATGAAAAAGCAGTTTGACATTGCCCTGGCCGGGGGCCAGGACCACCTCAAGGGCAAAATCTTTCGAATTGGGCACCTGGGCTTTGTGTGCGATCGCGACATTCTGACCGCAGTGGCCGGCCTGGAAGCTGCCCTCACCCACCTGGGCTACGACCAGTTCACCCCCGGCGCTGGGGTCAACGCCGCTGGGCAGGTGCTGCTGGCCTAG
- a CDS encoding response regulator transcription factor, translating to MPLTVLIAEDDEGTRLSLCDYLELEGYSVLMASHGEMALQQVFSHQPQLIITDIGMPGLDGYALVQKVRQFPAFRLLPVIFLTAHNQTKDRIKGYQLGCDLYLPKPFELQEVGAIVRNLLERSQLIQSAWIQQVALSTAQQRAMQTTDMVAEVLSPGASATAIGADSEAAAPWGGPSADLAADFTAREQDVLALLSDGLSNAQIGDRLFLSPRTVEKYVSSLLRKTDTSNRSELLRFAISHHLVP from the coding sequence ATGCCGCTCACCGTTTTAATTGCGGAAGACGACGAGGGTACTCGCCTTTCGCTGTGTGACTATCTGGAACTTGAGGGTTACTCCGTGCTGATGGCCAGCCATGGAGAAATGGCTCTGCAGCAAGTGTTTAGCCATCAACCCCAGCTAATCATTACCGACATTGGTATGCCTGGGCTGGATGGCTATGCGCTGGTGCAAAAGGTGCGTCAGTTCCCAGCCTTTCGGCTGCTGCCGGTGATCTTTCTAACCGCTCACAACCAAACAAAAGACCGCATTAAGGGCTATCAGCTGGGCTGTGATCTCTACTTGCCCAAACCCTTTGAGCTTCAGGAAGTGGGTGCCATTGTGCGTAACTTGCTGGAGCGATCGCAGCTGATTCAGTCGGCGTGGATTCAGCAGGTGGCCCTGAGCACAGCCCAGCAACGCGCTATGCAGACCACCGATATGGTTGCCGAGGTACTTTCCCCAGGGGCTTCAGCCACGGCTATCGGGGCAGATTCAGAGGCGGCCGCGCCCTGGGGCGGTCCCTCCGCGGACCTGGCGGCAGATTTTACCGCGCGGGAACAGGACGTGCTGGCGTTACTTTCCGATGGGCTGTCCAATGCTCAAATCGGCGATCGCCTGTTTTTGAGCCCCAGAACCGTTGAAAAGTACGTCAGCAGCTTACTGCGCAAAACCGACACCAGCAACCGCTCAGAGCTGCTGCGGTTTGCCATCAGCCATCACCTGGTGCCCTAG
- a CDS encoding aminopeptidase P N-terminal domain-containing protein, producing the protein MSAQTAPLQATPPLARVLQRRRDRLAELHPGPVLLWSGQAVARNFPANVYPFRASSHFLYFAGLPLANAAIHLEAGRLTLFMDDTSPEAALWHGPTPSRDTIAAEIGAAAAYPYDQVDRFRAEVALLPAQASAEPDRSRALVDALVALRLHHDDGALAEIKRAAAVSVAAHRAGMAATPRATTGAEVRAAMEQVIVARGMACAYNSIVTVHGEVLHNEQYHHALAAGELLLADVGAEAASGWASDITRTWPVSGKFTAPQRDIYDVVLAAHDACIAAARPGVEYRDLHLLACRTLAAGLVDLGLLWGDPDNLVEQDVHALFFPHGVGHLLGLDVHDMEDLGDAAGYAAGRVRSDRFGLKFLRLDRPLAANMVVTIEPGFYQVPGILEPARRSQQYRDTVNWQRLEAFQGVRGIRIEDDVQITPTGCTVLTEALPTQASAIEALVGPA; encoded by the coding sequence ATGTCTGCACAGACTGCTCCACTACAGGCTACCCCACCGCTGGCCAGAGTGCTCCAGCGCCGCCGCGATCGCCTGGCCGAGCTACATCCAGGACCGGTGCTGCTGTGGTCGGGGCAGGCCGTAGCGCGCAACTTCCCCGCCAATGTCTACCCCTTTCGGGCCAGCAGTCACTTCCTCTACTTTGCCGGTCTGCCCCTGGCCAATGCGGCTATCCACCTGGAAGCGGGCCGACTGACTCTGTTTATGGATGACACGTCCCCCGAGGCGGCCCTGTGGCACGGGCCAACCCCCAGCCGGGACACCATTGCCGCCGAAATTGGGGCGGCGGCGGCATACCCCTACGACCAGGTGGACCGCTTCCGGGCAGAGGTGGCCCTGCTGCCCGCCCAGGCCAGCGCTGAGCCAGACCGCAGCCGGGCCCTGGTGGATGCCCTGGTGGCCCTGCGTCTGCACCACGACGATGGGGCGCTGGCCGAAATAAAACGCGCCGCCGCCGTGTCGGTAGCGGCCCACCGGGCGGGAATGGCCGCCACCCCCAGGGCCACTACCGGGGCCGAGGTGCGGGCCGCCATGGAGCAGGTAATAGTGGCCCGAGGCATGGCCTGCGCCTACAACAGCATTGTCACCGTCCACGGCGAAGTGCTGCACAACGAGCAGTACCACCATGCCCTGGCCGCCGGAGAGCTGCTGCTGGCCGACGTGGGGGCTGAAGCAGCCAGCGGCTGGGCCTCAGATATTACCCGCACCTGGCCGGTTTCAGGAAAATTTACCGCCCCCCAGCGGGATATTTACGACGTGGTGCTGGCCGCCCACGACGCCTGTATTGCGGCGGCCCGGCCCGGCGTCGAGTACCGCGACCTGCACCTGCTGGCCTGCCGCACCCTGGCCGCCGGGCTGGTGGATCTGGGCCTGCTGTGGGGCGACCCCGACAACCTGGTGGAGCAGGATGTCCACGCGCTGTTCTTTCCCCACGGGGTGGGGCACCTGCTGGGGCTCGACGTCCACGACATGGAAGACCTGGGCGACGCGGCGGGGTACGCCGCCGGGCGGGTCCGCAGCGATCGCTTTGGGCTTAAGTTTCTGCGCCTCGATCGCCCCCTGGCCGCCAATATGGTAGTCACTATAGAGCCTGGGTTTTACCAGGTCCCCGGCATTCTAGAGCCGGCCCGGCGATCGCAGCAGTACCGCGATACGGTGAATTGGCAACGGCTGGAGGCGTTTCAGGGGGTGCGCGGCATTCGCATCGAAGACGATGTGCAGATTACCCCGACCGGCTGCACGGTCCTGACCGAGGCCCTGCCTACCCAGGCCAGCGCGATCGAAGCCCTGGTTGGCCCGGCTTAG
- the psbZ gene encoding photosystem II reaction center protein PsbZ, protein MVILFQLALFALVLMSFVLVVYVPVAYASPQDWDQSKKLILFGSIIWGVLVVVVGGLNYFVV, encoded by the coding sequence ATGGTAATTCTGTTTCAACTCGCGCTGTTTGCCCTGGTGCTGATGTCATTTGTGCTGGTGGTGTATGTGCCGGTGGCCTACGCCTCTCCCCAGGACTGGGACCAGTCCAAGAAACTGATCCTGTTTGGCTCCATTATCTGGGGTGTGCTGGTGGTTGTCGTCGGCGGCCTCAACTACTTTGTGGTGTAG